One Spinacia oleracea cultivar Varoflay chromosome 4, BTI_SOV_V1, whole genome shotgun sequence DNA segment encodes these proteins:
- the LOC110798061 gene encoding LOW QUALITY PROTEIN: uncharacterized protein (The sequence of the model RefSeq protein was modified relative to this genomic sequence to represent the inferred CDS: inserted 1 base in 1 codon): MPIPNGLTWSLRKICQYREVFIQNGGFGQFVTAGKFRIQKIYKHLHDGGAHVEWRKFICNNKARPKSTFITWLVVQNRILASIGGYNAGKRNLDGLQRKAKAPGRTMSSIAWRSLKLCMQAFYVGTSSLEELASIEKCCTFRGSLAKLNAETGKILWQTYMLPYNKGKRGEYSGAAIWGSSPSIDVSRKLVYIATGNLYSAPDCVEACQERENNQTIPTQSEECIEPENHENSILELELETGNIKWYRQLGGYDVWFAKCMNLLTPNCPPGPNPDADFGEAPMLLSVEVKGCPTRRLDVVVAVQMSGIACALDRDTGDIIWITEAGTGGMKGGAIWGAATDGRRVYTNISNSDFKNFTLKPSNITTKAGGWVAIDPRGGEILWTTXNTSDGVSFGPVTIANGVVFAGSYDKQGNIYAMDAKTGVVLWSYETGSEVYGGVSVGDGCVYVANGYWTAGKSLFPFCI, from the exons ATGCCTATTCCTAATGGCCTTACTTGGTCACTAAGGAAAATATGTCAATACAGAGAGGTGTTCATACAAAATGGAGGATTTGGTCAGTTTGTTACAGCAGGAAAGTTCAGAATACAGAAAATATACAAACACCTGCATGATGGGGGAGCTCATGTTGAGTGGAGAAAATTCATTTGTAACAACAAGGCCAGACCAAAGAGTACTTTCATTACTTGGCTTGTTGTACAGAACAG GATCTTAGCATCTATAGGGGGTTACAATGCTGGCAAGAGGAATTTAGATGGGCTGCAAAGAAAAGCAAAAGCTCCAGGAAGAACGATGTCATCTATAGCATGGCGTTCACTGAAACTGTGTATGCA GGCATTTTATGTAGGAACGTCCTCACTAGAAGAGCTAGCGAGCATAGAAAAATGTTGCACCTTTCGTGGTAGCTTGGCAAAACTAAACGCTGAAACAGGTAAAATCCTATGGCAAACCTATATGCTACCATATAACAAAGGCAAAAGAGGAGAGTACTCAGGTGCAGCTATATGGGGTAGCAGCCCTTCGATCGATGTGTCGAGAAAACTTGTCTACATTGCCACAGGGAACCTGTACTCGGCTCCAGATTGTGTCGAGGCATGCCAAGAAAGAGAAAACAACCAGACTATCCCTACACAATCAGAGGAGTGTATAGAGCCTGAAAACCATGAGAACTCTATTTTGGAATTAGAGTTGGAGACTGGAAATATTAAGTGGTACCGTCAGTTAGGAGGGTATGATGTATGGTTTGCTAAATGTATGAATCTTTTAACCCCTAATTGTCCTCCGGGGCCTAACCCTGATGCTGATTTTGGCGAGGCCCCAATGTTGTTGAGTGTGGAGGTCAAAGGGTGTCCAACACGAAGACTagatgttgttgttgctgttcaAATGAGTGGGATTGCTTGTGCTTTGGATAGGGATACTGGGGACATCATTTGGATCACG GAGGCTGGAACAGGAGGCATGAAGGGAGGAGCCATATGGGGAGCCGCTACAGATGGAAGAAGAGTATACACCAACATTTCCAATAGTGACTTCAAGAATTTCACTCTTAAGCCCTCGAACATAACCACAAAAGCAGGAGGATGGGTGGCCATCGATCCTCGAGGTGGTGAAATCTTATGGACCA CTAACACTAGCGACGGTGTTAGCTTCGGCCCTGTAACGATAGCTAATGGTGTTGTGTTCGCCGGATCGTACGATAAGCAAGGTAATATATATGCAATGGATGCCAAGACAGGGGTTGTTTTGTGGTCATATGAGACTGGATCAGAAGTATATGGGGGTGTATCAGTTGGTGATGGCTGTGTATATGTTGCTAATGGTTATTGGACTGCTGGAAAGTCATTGTTTCCATTCTGCATTTGA
- the LOC130472242 gene encoding uncharacterized protein yields MKIEDVPIVNEFMDVFPSEIAESQKPSSLLSSNSREKQANSLCFSHRRPPCCCPSRRRPTTSDAPPPSRATFLAGNFFFLLFSFGFPSPFRSLLLNACVHLLRQPPAPRRCRQPTSTGRWPLPFSFAKHQHSSFSFSSACVSSCLHHQPPSVTLLRHHPSPRCHCGIAVLLHQPPSALPPFTFWRRILFRRLLKVLKWPISCLCKSLRINKRCPSTGLKMMHHWDRD; encoded by the exons atgaagatcgaggatgttccaATTGTGAATGAATTCATGGATGTGTTTCCTAGTGAGATTGCAG AAAGCCAAAAACcctcttctctcctctcctccaaTTCACGTGAAAAGCAAGCAAACTCTCTCTGCTTCAGCCACCGCCGCCCTCCTTGCTGTTGTCCCTCACGCCGCCGGCCAACCACCTCAGACGCTCCTCCTCCGTCGCGTGCAACCTTCCTCGCCGGtaacttcttcttcctccttttcTCCTTCGGTTTTCCTTCTCCCTTTCGTTCTCTCCTCCTTAATGCTTGTGTTCATTTGTTGCGACAGCCACCTGCACCCCGTCGCTGCCGCCAACCAACCAGCACCGGCCGTTGGCCCCTTCCCTTCTCCTTCGCGAAGCATCAACACTCCTCCTTTTCTTTCTCCTCTGCGTGCGTTTCCTCCTGCTTGCACCACCAGCCACCTTCGGTCACCCTGCTGCGCCACCACCCATCGCCGCGCTGCCACTGTGGCATCGCCGTGCTGCTGCACCAACCGCCGTCAGCTCTTCCTCCCTTCACTTTTTG gcggagaattctctttaggcgacttttgaaagtgttaaagtggcctattagttgtttatgcaag tctctaaggatcaataagcgttgcccatctacaggtttgaagatgatgcaccattgggatcgggattag